Proteins from a genomic interval of Acidobacteriota bacterium:
- the ileS gene encoding isoleucine--tRNA ligase — protein sequence MSTETTLDLKKTVNLPSKQLPMKGNLTQAEPARLKRWNEKDVYGEMRKARAGRPKFLFHDGPPYANGKIHLGTAFNKILKDFVLKSRVMMGFDVPYIPGYDCHGLPIENKVEKELGKKRHEMSVMQIRRAARKFAEKHIKVMNQDFQRLGIFGDWEHAYETMSFGYEAAILRTLGDFMKLGSVYRGLRPVHWSIGAQSALAEAELVYKNVTDPSVYVAFPLKSDPAELDPALAGKSVNVVIWTTTPWTLPANLGICFGPTFDYVVVEVNGENYLVAEELLKAVSEKCDWTDPQVIARFKGQAMDRKAAQHPWIDRESLCMVGDHVTLDAGTGCVHTAPGHGAEDFYIGKEYGLDAYCPVDGRGHFTEEVEHFAGMQVFEANPKIVAFLKEKGRLLKVEDYFHSYPHCWRTNTPTIFRATPQWFISMDSADLRQKALDEINKVSWLPAWGRDRMSKMFVDRADWCISRQRAWGVPITALRCSDCATEYVSADLMYRVAEFFEKEGADAWYLREFTDFVEPGFKCGHCGSEKFEKEMDILDVWLDSGTSWQVMERAGLCKPEEPASDVYLEGSDQYRGWFNSSLIVSLGLRGHSPYKQIITHGYVVDGKGQKLSKSLGNFIEPQELINKGGVDIIRLWVASLDYTEDVRISDEIMARIGDAYRKIRNTACYLVNNLYDFDPKQDAVPMSELIEIDRWALVKMNEVVKTVREAYDRYDFQAAYFALYGFCATELSNIYFDVLKDRLYTCAPKSFERRSAQTGLYEIVHRMARLLAPFMVFTADEIWEKLPHPEGPDVSIHVTEFPEYDENLADSALLARWEKLLEVRSTVLKALETERVSGHIGSSLEAQVTLAVSGDVEEILKTYGEEALMFFFIVSGVKLTEANGNDVQVTVSLADGIKCERCWHYETTVGQDERFPTLCHRCATNVEAGWLKNGE from the coding sequence AATGAAAAGGATGTCTATGGCGAAATGCGCAAGGCACGTGCCGGGCGTCCAAAGTTCTTGTTCCACGATGGCCCACCCTATGCGAATGGGAAGATCCACCTGGGAACGGCATTCAATAAGATTTTGAAGGATTTTGTCCTCAAATCGCGTGTGATGATGGGGTTTGACGTGCCTTATATTCCGGGCTATGACTGCCACGGACTGCCGATTGAAAATAAGGTCGAAAAAGAGCTTGGCAAAAAACGTCACGAAATGTCGGTCATGCAAATCCGCCGGGCGGCGCGCAAGTTTGCTGAAAAACACATCAAGGTGATGAACCAGGACTTTCAACGCCTTGGCATCTTTGGCGACTGGGAACATGCCTACGAAACGATGAGCTTTGGCTATGAAGCTGCGATTTTGCGGACACTGGGCGATTTTATGAAGCTGGGCAGCGTCTATCGCGGGCTGCGCCCGGTTCACTGGTCAATTGGCGCCCAGTCAGCACTGGCTGAAGCTGAACTGGTGTACAAAAACGTGACGGATCCTTCGGTGTATGTGGCCTTTCCGCTCAAGTCGGATCCGGCTGAGCTTGACCCGGCATTGGCTGGGAAGTCAGTCAATGTCGTGATCTGGACCACCACGCCCTGGACGCTTCCGGCCAACCTGGGCATCTGTTTTGGACCCACGTTTGATTATGTCGTGGTGGAGGTCAACGGCGAAAACTACCTGGTGGCTGAAGAATTGCTCAAAGCCGTCAGTGAGAAATGCGACTGGACTGATCCGCAGGTGATTGCCCGCTTCAAAGGTCAGGCGATGGATCGCAAGGCAGCCCAGCATCCGTGGATTGATCGGGAGTCGCTGTGCATGGTGGGCGACCACGTGACGCTCGATGCTGGAACGGGATGTGTTCACACGGCGCCGGGACATGGCGCGGAAGACTTCTACATTGGCAAGGAATATGGCCTCGATGCCTATTGCCCGGTTGATGGCCGGGGCCATTTTACCGAAGAGGTGGAACATTTTGCCGGAATGCAGGTCTTTGAAGCGAATCCGAAGATTGTCGCTTTTTTGAAAGAAAAGGGCCGGCTGCTGAAGGTTGAGGATTACTTCCACAGCTATCCTCACTGCTGGCGGACCAATACCCCAACCATCTTCCGGGCGACACCGCAATGGTTCATTTCGATGGATTCAGCCGATTTGCGCCAGAAGGCACTCGACGAGATCAACAAAGTGTCGTGGCTGCCGGCCTGGGGACGCGACCGGATGAGCAAAATGTTTGTTGACCGGGCCGACTGGTGTATTTCACGGCAGCGAGCCTGGGGCGTGCCGATCACGGCGCTCAGGTGCAGCGACTGTGCCACGGAATATGTCAGCGCCGATTTGATGTACCGGGTGGCTGAATTTTTCGAGAAAGAAGGGGCGGATGCCTGGTATCTGCGTGAATTCACAGACTTTGTGGAACCTGGGTTCAAATGCGGTCACTGTGGTTCTGAAAAGTTTGAGAAGGAAATGGATATCCTCGACGTGTGGCTTGATTCGGGGACAAGCTGGCAGGTGATGGAACGGGCTGGATTGTGCAAACCTGAGGAACCCGCCTCGGATGTCTACCTTGAAGGCTCAGACCAGTATCGAGGATGGTTTAACTCGTCGTTGATTGTAAGTTTGGGACTGCGCGGGCATTCCCCGTACAAGCAGATTATCACCCACGGATACGTGGTGGATGGAAAAGGACAAAAGCTTTCAAAAAGTTTAGGCAACTTCATCGAACCGCAGGAACTGATCAACAAAGGCGGGGTTGATATCATCCGGCTCTGGGTGGCCAGCCTGGATTACACCGAGGACGTGCGGATTTCCGATGAAATCATGGCGCGTATCGGCGATGCCTATCGCAAGATCCGCAACACGGCCTGCTATCTGGTCAACAATCTGTATGACTTTGATCCCAAACAGGATGCGGTCCCGATGTCAGAGTTGATAGAAATTGACCGGTGGGCGCTGGTCAAAATGAACGAAGTCGTCAAAACCGTGCGCGAAGCCTATGACCGCTATGATTTTCAGGCGGCGTACTTTGCGCTGTATGGGTTCTGCGCCACTGAACTGTCAAATATTTACTTTGATGTGCTCAAGGATCGACTCTATACCTGCGCACCAAAGTCATTTGAGCGCCGTTCGGCACAAACCGGGCTGTATGAAATCGTGCATCGGATGGCCCGGTTGCTGGCGCCGTTCATGGTGTTTACCGCAGATGAAATCTGGGAGAAATTGCCGCATCCAGAAGGTCCCGATGTCTCAATTCATGTCACTGAATTCCCGGAGTATGACGAAAATTTGGCAGATTCGGCCTTGCTGGCACGCTGGGAGAAACTGCTGGAGGTTCGATCAACGGTTCTCAAAGCGCTTGAAACCGAACGTGTTTCCGGGCACATTGGCTCCTCACTCGAAGCTCAGGTAACGCTGGCGGTCAGTGGTGACGTGGAGGAGATCCTGAAAACATATGGTGAAGAGGCACTCATGTTTTTCTTTATTGTATCAGGGGTGAAACTGACCGAAGCCAATGGA